Proteins from a single region of Macrotis lagotis isolate mMagLag1 chromosome 2, bilby.v1.9.chrom.fasta, whole genome shotgun sequence:
- the DYRK3 gene encoding dual specificity tyrosine-phosphorylation-regulated kinase 3, protein MGGAARGPASRKDAGRPRAGPPAQEPRRLGDGVYDTFMMLDETKCPPGPNTACTPSEPVLPRRLYITTEKLTANHTQPLPNRGDIKVEQLFQEFGNRRTDAFQSIGINTSEKCPPTISQCKSSDSLNTVKSGSSSKALKVIPLTPEQALKQYKHQLTPYEKLEIINYPEVYFVGPNAKKRHGVLGGPNNGGYDDAEGGYIHVPRDHLAYRYEVLKIIGKGSFGQVARVYDHKLHQYVALKMVRNEKRFHRQAAEEIKILEHLKKQDKTGSMNVIHMLESFTFRNHVCMAFELLSMDLYELIKKNKFQGFSVQLVRKFAQSILQSLDALHRNKIIHCDLKPENILLKQHGRSATKVIDFGSSCFEYQKLYTYIQSRFYRAPEIILGSRYSTPIDVWSFGCILAELLTGQPLFPGEDEGDQLACIMELLGMPPPKLLEQAKRAKYFINSKGLPRYCSVTTQPDGRAVLVGGRSRRGKKRGPPGSKDWVTALKGCDDYLFIEFLKRCLHWDPSARLTPAQALRHPWICKPVPRPLSSDKISGKRIVNPVNALGSKLPPVTGLANKLKANLMSETNGSIPLCSVLPKLISS, encoded by the exons ATGGGCGGCGCTGCTCGCGGGCCCGCGAGCAGGAAGGATGCGGGGCGGCCGCGAGCGGGGCCCCCGGCCCAGGAGCCACGGAG GTTGGGAGATGGTGTGTATGATACCTTCATGATGTTAGATGAAACTAAATGTCCACCTGGTCCAAATACAGCCTGCACCCCTTCTGAACCAGTTCTACCTAGGAGATTATAT attACTACTGAGAAGCTAACAGCAAATCATACTCAACCACTTCCAAATAGAGGTGACATTAAGGTGGAACAGCTGTTTCAGGAATTTGGGAACAGAAGAACTGATGCATTTCAATCCATAGGAATAAATACCTCTGAAAAGTGTCCTCCCACCATTTCTCAATGTAAAAGTTCAGACAGTTTGAACACTGTCAAATCTGGTAGTTCATCCAAAGCACTAAAAGTGATACCTCTGACTCCTGAACAAGCACTAAAGCAGTATAAGCATCAACTGACTCCTTATGAGAAGCTAGAAATCATTAATTATCCTGAAGTGTATTTTGTGGGTCCAAATGCTAAGAAAAGGCATGGAGTCTTGGGTGGCCCCAATAATGGGGGATATGATGATGCTGAGGGAGGCTACATTCACGTACCTCGAGACCACTTGGCTTATAGATATGAGGTGCTGAAAATCATTGGCAAGGGCAGCTTTGGGCAGGTAGCTCGAGTCTATGACCACAAACTTCATCAGTATGTTGCCCTGAAGATGGTTCGCAATGAAAAGCGATTTCATCGACAAGCCGCTGAAGAAATTAAGATTTTAGAACATCTAAAGAAACAGGATAAAACAGGTAGCATGAACGTTATTCACATGCTAGAAAGCTTTACATTCCGGAATCATGTCTGTATGGCTTTTGAATTGCTAAGTATGGACCTCTATGAGCTGATCAAAAAGAACAAGTTTCAGGGGTTCAGCGTCCAGCTGGTACGCAAATTTGCTCAATCTATCTTGCAATCCTTGGATGCTCTCCACAGAAACAAGATCATTCACTGTGACCTAAAACCAGAAAACATTCTTCTAAAGCAGCATGGCCGCAGTGCAACCAAGGTAATTGATTTTGGGTCTAGCTGTTTTGAGTACCAGAAACTCTATACATACATCCAGTCTCGTTTCTACAGAGCACCAGAGATCATCTTGGGAAGTCGATACAGTACACCTATTGACGTCTGGAGTTTTGGCTGCATCCTTGCAGAACTTTTGACTGGACAGCCTCTCTTTCCTGGAGAGGATGAGGGAGACCAGCTAGCTTGTATAATGGAACTTCTAGGAATGCCCCCTCCAAAACTTCTTGAGCAAGCTAAGCGTGCCAAGTACTTTATCAACTCCAAGGGTTTGCCTCGATATTGTTCTGTGACTACTCAGCCAGATGGGAGGGCTGTCCTTGTGGGGGGGCGTTCACGAAGGGGTAAGAAGCGAGGTCCTCCAGGCAGCAAAGACTGGGTAACAGCACTAAAGGGATGTGATGACTACTTGTTTATAGAGTTTTTGAAAAGATGTCTTCATTGGGACCCCTCTGCCCGCCTGACCCCAGCACAGGCCTTAAGACACCCTTGGATTTGTAAACCTGTGCCCAGACCTCTCTCTTCAGACAAAATATCAGGGAAACGGATAGTAAATCCTGTGAATGCTTTGGGGTCCAAATTGCCTCCAGTCACTGGATTAGCCAACAAGCTTAAAGCTAATTTAATGTCAGAAACTAATGGCAGTATACCTCTGTGCAGTGTCTTGCCTAAACTCATCAGCTCATAG